From one Neorhizobium galegae genomic stretch:
- a CDS encoding ABC transporter substrate-binding protein translates to MGIRRTMISIALALASASLAGTSAKAEDVKLVLWSLDRDIQPAPNLIKEFNAQKNGIQIEYRQLQFDDVVSEAMRAYSTGKAPDIIAIDNPNHAMFASRKAFLDLTDMIRQSKVIKPENYFPGPLKSVTWDEKYYGVPKATNTIALYYNKDLFKAAGLDPEKPPQTWTELVATAKKLTNPAKNIYGLTFSAKANEEGTFQFLPWAQMGGATYKTINSDGAVKALSVWKQMLDEKLASPDTLTRSQWDSTATFNAGNAAMAISGPWEIDRMLSDAKFQWGTALLPVPSEGAQRSSAMGDFNWAIFSSTKHPKEAFKALEFFASKDVTMYKDFGQLPARSDLPVPPTGNALKDSALATFVEQLKYAQPRGPSPEWPKISKAIQDAIQAALTGQMEPKAALDQASAKIKSIGG, encoded by the coding sequence ATGGGTATCCGCAGGACTATGATTTCCATTGCATTGGCTCTGGCCAGTGCGTCACTTGCCGGCACGAGCGCGAAAGCGGAGGATGTGAAACTCGTTCTCTGGTCGCTGGACCGCGATATCCAGCCCGCGCCGAACCTCATCAAGGAATTCAACGCGCAGAAGAACGGCATCCAGATCGAATATCGCCAGCTTCAGTTCGACGACGTGGTGAGCGAGGCGATGCGCGCCTATTCCACGGGCAAGGCACCGGACATCATTGCCATCGACAATCCCAACCATGCGATGTTCGCCTCCCGCAAGGCCTTTCTGGATCTGACCGACATGATCCGGCAATCCAAGGTCATCAAGCCGGAAAACTATTTTCCCGGCCCGCTGAAATCGGTGACCTGGGACGAAAAATATTACGGGGTGCCGAAGGCGACCAACACGATTGCGCTTTATTACAACAAGGATCTGTTCAAGGCCGCAGGTCTCGATCCCGAAAAGCCGCCGCAGACTTGGACCGAACTGGTGGCGACGGCGAAAAAGCTCACCAATCCCGCAAAGAACATCTACGGACTCACCTTTTCCGCCAAGGCCAACGAGGAGGGCACTTTCCAGTTCCTGCCCTGGGCGCAGATGGGCGGCGCCACCTATAAAACGATCAACAGCGACGGTGCCGTCAAGGCTCTTTCGGTCTGGAAGCAGATGCTGGATGAAAAGCTGGCATCGCCGGATACGCTCACCCGAAGCCAATGGGATTCGACGGCCACCTTCAATGCCGGAAATGCGGCCATGGCGATTTCCGGTCCCTGGGAAATCGACCGGATGTTGAGCGATGCCAAATTCCAGTGGGGCACCGCGCTTCTGCCGGTGCCGAGCGAGGGCGCTCAGCGTTCATCCGCCATGGGCGACTTCAACTGGGCGATCTTTTCCAGCACCAAGCATCCGAAGGAGGCCTTCAAGGCCCTGGAATTTTTCGCGTCCAAGGATGTGACCATGTACAAGGATTTCGGCCAGCTTCCGGCCCGGTCCGACCTTCCGGTTCCGCCGACGGGCAATGCCCTGAAGGATTCAGCGCTCGCGACCTTCGTGGAACAGCTGAAATATGCGCAGCCTCGCGGCCCTTCGCCGGAATGGCCGAAAATCTCGAAAGCCATCCAGGACGCGATACAGGCAGCCCTGACAGGCCAGATGGAGCCGAAGGCCGCGCTCGATCAGGCGTCTGCGAAGATCAAGTCGATCGGGGGCTGA
- the bigR gene encoding sulfite-sensing transcriptional repressor BigR, with protein MGMTTDLKAMMKAGLSPAEMASRAGEVANLLKTLSHPARLMIVCTLVEGEYSVGELEEKVDVHQPHLSQHLTVLRGSGIVETRREGKQIFYSLTGEKAVLLVAALYDIFCVKEDK; from the coding sequence ATGGGAATGACGACCGATCTGAAGGCGATGATGAAGGCGGGGCTTTCTCCTGCCGAGATGGCCAGCCGGGCCGGAGAGGTAGCGAACCTCCTGAAGACGTTGTCCCATCCGGCGCGCCTGATGATCGTCTGCACGCTCGTGGAAGGCGAGTATTCGGTCGGCGAGCTTGAAGAGAAGGTCGACGTCCACCAGCCGCATCTGTCGCAGCACCTGACGGTGCTGCGTGGCTCCGGCATCGTCGAAACCCGGCGGGAGGGGAAACAGATCTTCTATAGCCTGACGGGGGAGAAGGCCGTCCTACTGGTTGCCGCCCTCTATGACATCTTCTGCGTGAAGGAAGACAAATGA
- a CDS encoding LacI family DNA-binding transcriptional regulator — protein MTGIRQLADYLDISIGTVSRALNGKADVNAETRRRVLAAAEKLGYVPNQSGRSLRKGSTGVVGFMMQTGPEITSQGDAFFMSVFDGVQTVLSRHKLDLVALLCSSNEDPYAYLQRTVARGFADAIILSATRRNDARFELLHRHDIPFISLGRSLTDVGQPWIDLDFEGMAEVAIKRLVKAGHRDIGIIWPHGDLNLGYLFADRCREVLAEHGLVLREDHVFRAKPSEAGGYAVAHEIASRSPRPSAIVLVNEILVTGLYKGLEDAGVKPGKDIAIIGRYSPQTQFLSPALTCFTLSLRDLGISLAEHLLSVMPAYQSHYVGQTPRVIWPMTLIEGTSG, from the coding sequence GTGACAGGCATCCGCCAACTTGCCGATTATCTGGATATCTCCATTGGCACCGTCTCCCGCGCGCTCAATGGAAAGGCGGATGTAAATGCGGAAACCCGCAGGCGTGTGCTGGCGGCGGCGGAGAAGCTGGGTTATGTGCCGAACCAGTCGGGCCGCTCGCTGCGCAAGGGCTCGACCGGCGTGGTGGGTTTCATGATGCAGACAGGACCTGAGATCACCAGCCAGGGAGACGCTTTCTTCATGAGCGTCTTCGACGGGGTGCAGACCGTGCTTAGCCGCCACAAGCTCGATCTCGTCGCCCTGCTCTGCTCTTCCAACGAAGATCCCTATGCCTATCTGCAACGCACCGTGGCACGCGGTTTTGCGGATGCCATCATCCTCTCGGCCACTCGGCGCAATGATGCACGGTTCGAACTGCTGCACCGGCACGACATTCCGTTCATCTCGCTCGGCCGCAGCCTGACCGATGTCGGCCAGCCGTGGATCGATCTGGACTTCGAGGGGATGGCGGAGGTCGCGATCAAACGGCTGGTGAAGGCGGGCCACAGAGACATCGGGATCATCTGGCCCCATGGCGATCTCAACCTTGGTTATCTGTTCGCCGATCGATGCCGCGAGGTGCTCGCAGAACATGGGCTTGTCCTCAGGGAGGATCATGTCTTCCGGGCAAAACCGAGCGAAGCGGGGGGCTACGCTGTGGCACACGAGATCGCATCCAGATCTCCACGCCCGTCGGCAATCGTCCTGGTCAATGAGATATTGGTGACAGGGCTCTACAAAGGCCTTGAGGACGCTGGCGTCAAGCCGGGCAAGGACATTGCGATTATCGGTCGCTACAGCCCTCAGACCCAGTTCCTCTCTCCGGCGTTGACCTGCTTTACGTTGTCGCTTCGCGATCTGGGGATCAGCCTGGCGGAGCATCTGCTGTCAGTCATGCCAGCCTATCAGTCACACTACGTTGGACAGACACCCCGCGTGATCTGGCCCATGACATTGATCGAAGGTACAAGCGGCTGA
- a CDS encoding Gfo/Idh/MocA family protein translates to MTYKVVLCGCGAMAKGWLRALQSTPKLRQALTVVGLVDLDVSVAQALAAEFSLQPVSIGSDLATVLSETGADIVFDVVIPAARHSVVKAALSHGCHVLSEKPMATSMEEATDLIRAAEAAGRIHSVVQNRRFISGVRRMRRFVESGAIGDITAIHCDFFIAPHFGGFREQMDNVLLLDMAIHTFDAARFVSGKTPLSVYCLETNPPGSWYAHGASANAVFQFSDDVVFTYRGSWCAEGQRTSWESEWRIVGSNGMLTWDGEDAFRASVAGSDSGLLRGAIPIEVLPPVREEETHGHASVIADFLSAIETGGVPETAGQDNIKSLAMVFGAIESARSRQTIDLAA, encoded by the coding sequence GTGACATACAAGGTCGTTTTGTGTGGCTGCGGAGCCATGGCCAAAGGGTGGCTGCGTGCGCTCCAATCCACACCGAAGCTGAGGCAAGCACTGACTGTCGTGGGTCTCGTCGATCTCGATGTGTCGGTCGCGCAGGCCTTGGCCGCGGAGTTTTCTCTTCAGCCCGTTTCTATCGGATCCGATCTCGCCACCGTGCTGAGCGAAACCGGTGCGGACATCGTGTTCGACGTCGTCATTCCCGCCGCCCGCCATTCCGTCGTGAAAGCCGCGCTTTCCCACGGATGCCATGTGCTGAGCGAAAAACCCATGGCCACCTCGATGGAGGAGGCGACAGACCTCATCCGCGCCGCCGAGGCTGCCGGGCGCATTCATTCCGTCGTGCAGAACCGGCGTTTCATTTCCGGTGTGCGGCGCATGCGACGCTTCGTCGAGAGCGGCGCGATTGGCGATATCACCGCGATCCATTGCGATTTCTTCATCGCGCCGCATTTCGGCGGCTTCCGGGAGCAGATGGACAATGTCCTGCTTCTGGACATGGCGATCCACACCTTCGATGCGGCCCGTTTCGTCTCCGGCAAGACGCCGCTTTCCGTCTACTGCCTGGAAACGAATCCGCCCGGCTCCTGGTATGCCCACGGCGCCAGCGCCAATGCCGTATTTCAGTTCTCCGACGACGTGGTTTTCACCTATCGCGGCTCCTGGTGCGCGGAAGGCCAGCGCACCAGTTGGGAAAGCGAATGGCGCATTGTCGGCTCGAACGGAATGCTGACCTGGGACGGCGAAGACGCCTTCCGCGCCTCCGTTGCGGGAAGCGACAGCGGCCTGCTGCGCGGGGCGATACCGATCGAGGTTCTGCCGCCCGTCCGGGAGGAGGAAACCCACGGCCATGCCAGCGTCATCGCCGATTTCCTCTCGGCGATCGAAACCGGGGGCGTGCCGGAAACCGCGGGACAGGACAACATCAAGAGCCTTGCCATGGTGTTTGGCGCGATTGAAAGCGCCAGGTCCCGGCAAACCATCGACCTTGCAGCATAA
- a CDS encoding carbohydrate ABC transporter permease, with product MKRVFSSITDGRGFDLVLVGVPFTFLLALSGLPLLYNILMSFQEVDMFSLGSVIRPFVGFKNYVDLFTQPETMSILRNTIVFVVGSITGQFLVGFALALFFWINFPGASWLRGLFLVSWVMPGLVVGAIWNWILSGDFGVLNFLLQQTGLMSGNIFWRSDPNFSLWAVILANIWLGTSFNMILLATGLSAIPADLYEAAEMDGANAWQRFWTITLPMMRSTIGAIIALGLIFTLQQFDLFAAITDGGPNNSSNVAQYWAWDLSFRQYDFGKGATISVIMTVFVMFAATVYVRSTRHEVRG from the coding sequence ATGAAAAGAGTGTTCTCCAGCATCACGGATGGCCGTGGCTTCGACCTTGTTCTGGTCGGGGTGCCCTTCACGTTTCTCCTGGCGCTGTCAGGACTTCCGCTGCTCTACAACATCCTGATGAGCTTTCAGGAAGTGGATATGTTCAGCCTTGGCAGCGTCATCCGGCCTTTCGTCGGCTTCAAAAACTATGTGGACCTGTTCACCCAGCCTGAAACCATGTCCATCCTCAGGAACACGATTGTCTTCGTGGTGGGGTCGATCACGGGGCAGTTCCTCGTCGGCTTTGCGCTCGCCTTGTTCTTCTGGATCAATTTTCCCGGCGCATCCTGGCTGCGGGGCCTGTTTCTGGTTTCCTGGGTCATGCCTGGCCTCGTCGTCGGAGCCATCTGGAACTGGATCCTGTCGGGCGATTTCGGCGTACTCAATTTTCTGTTGCAGCAAACCGGCCTCATGAGCGGCAATATCTTCTGGCGGTCTGACCCGAATTTTTCGCTTTGGGCGGTCATCCTGGCCAATATCTGGCTTGGCACCTCCTTCAACATGATCCTGCTCGCCACCGGTCTTTCCGCCATTCCGGCAGATCTCTACGAAGCGGCGGAAATGGATGGCGCCAATGCCTGGCAGCGCTTCTGGACCATCACTCTGCCGATGATGCGCTCCACCATCGGCGCCATCATAGCGCTCGGCCTGATCTTCACCCTGCAACAGTTCGATCTGTTTGCCGCGATTACCGACGGGGGCCCGAACAATTCCTCCAATGTCGCACAATACTGGGCTTGGGATCTTTCCTTCCGGCAATATGATTTCGGCAAGGGTGCCACCATTTCCGTCATCATGACCGTCTTCGTGATGTTTGCCGCAACCGTCTATGTCCGCTCCACACGTCACGAGGTGCGCGGATGA
- a CDS encoding sugar phosphate isomerase/epimerase family protein: MTGQVNHSIRIGTMVSATKGQAAERISQIADMGFESFQPFFWQTTNGQDIAELGKRCRDAIGSRDITISTIGMFGNPLEETDLDLQTLQGWKDCIDNAHHFGATCVAGFTGRIRNRPLTESLPRYRQIWSELARRAADKGIRIAFENCAMDGNWATGDWNIAHNPDAWELIFNETPDEHIGLEWEPCHQMVYLIEPLPQIHKWTQRIFHVHGKDATIRWDVIREHGIFGKHPFVFMRTPGFGDSNWTDIISELRLAGWSGSIDIEGWHDPVYRDALEMTGQIHALNHLKQARGGTFVVDPV, translated from the coding sequence ATGACCGGACAGGTAAACCATTCCATCCGCATCGGCACCATGGTCAGCGCCACGAAAGGGCAGGCGGCCGAGCGGATTTCCCAGATTGCCGATATGGGCTTTGAAAGCTTCCAGCCATTTTTCTGGCAGACCACCAACGGGCAGGACATCGCCGAGCTTGGCAAGCGTTGCCGCGACGCGATCGGTTCGCGGGACATTACCATCTCCACCATCGGCATGTTCGGCAATCCGCTGGAAGAAACGGACCTCGATCTCCAGACGCTTCAGGGCTGGAAGGATTGCATCGACAACGCCCACCACTTCGGCGCCACCTGCGTTGCGGGCTTCACCGGGCGCATCCGTAACAGGCCGCTGACGGAAAGCCTGCCACGTTACCGGCAAATCTGGAGCGAGCTTGCCCGCCGCGCCGCCGACAAGGGCATCCGCATTGCCTTTGAAAATTGCGCCATGGATGGCAACTGGGCAACCGGCGACTGGAACATCGCCCATAACCCCGATGCCTGGGAACTCATTTTCAACGAGACGCCGGACGAGCATATCGGGCTTGAATGGGAGCCTTGCCACCAGATGGTCTATCTCATCGAGCCCTTGCCGCAAATCCACAAATGGACACAGCGGATTTTCCACGTCCACGGCAAGGATGCCACCATCCGCTGGGACGTGATCCGCGAGCACGGCATCTTCGGAAAACATCCCTTCGTTTTCATGCGCACGCCGGGTTTTGGCGACAGCAACTGGACCGACATTATTTCGGAACTGCGGCTGGCCGGCTGGTCGGGCTCCATCGACATCGAGGGATGGCACGATCCCGTCTATCGGGATGCATTGGAAATGACGGGCCAGATCCACGCCTTGAACCATCTGAAACAGGCAAGGGGCGGCACATTCGTCGTCGATCCGGTCTGA
- a CDS encoding ABC transporter ATP-binding protein, with amino-acid sequence MTHQIELSAVNKYYGAYHALKDIDLSIRKGSFVALVGPSGCGKSTLLRSLAGLETISSGDLIIAGKRMNGVPPRKRDLAMVFQSYALYPHMTVEQNLTYSLKINGVGKAERKRAAEDVAAITGLSNLLHRYPRELSGGQRQRVAMSRAIIRNPQAFLFDEPLSNLDAALRVHMRKEIRALHDRLGATSVYVTHDQVEAMTMADHVVVMRNGVIEQQGRPLDLYDRPSNRFVAGFIGSPAMNFIPARSTPDGRALVLDLAEPQTIPFDCPLPAERALIVGIRPEHLTLAAADAAGFKVDVGAVETTGAVTFITTATTPEIVIALNGRSVVVAGETIRLTFSGDYVHLFDAGTEQRIK; translated from the coding sequence ATGACCCACCAAATCGAACTCTCGGCCGTCAACAAATATTACGGTGCCTATCACGCGCTGAAGGATATCGATCTTTCCATTCGGAAGGGTTCGTTCGTCGCACTGGTCGGCCCGTCCGGCTGCGGCAAGTCCACGCTGCTGCGCTCGCTGGCGGGGCTCGAGACCATATCGAGCGGCGACCTTATCATCGCCGGAAAACGCATGAACGGGGTGCCGCCCCGAAAGCGGGATCTGGCCATGGTGTTCCAGTCCTATGCGCTTTACCCGCATATGACCGTCGAACAGAACCTGACCTACAGCCTGAAGATCAACGGGGTCGGAAAGGCGGAGAGGAAAAGAGCGGCCGAAGATGTCGCGGCCATTACCGGATTGTCGAACCTGCTGCACCGATATCCACGGGAACTGTCGGGGGGACAGCGTCAACGCGTCGCGATGAGCCGTGCCATCATCCGCAACCCCCAGGCCTTCCTTTTTGACGAACCGCTGTCGAACCTCGACGCAGCACTGCGTGTCCACATGCGCAAGGAGATCAGGGCACTGCATGATCGCCTCGGCGCAACCTCGGTCTATGTGACCCATGACCAGGTCGAGGCCATGACGATGGCCGATCATGTCGTCGTGATGCGCAATGGCGTCATCGAGCAGCAGGGCAGGCCGCTCGATCTATACGACCGGCCGAGCAATCGCTTCGTCGCCGGCTTCATCGGCTCGCCGGCGATGAATTTCATTCCGGCGCGATCGACGCCTGACGGTAGAGCCCTTGTTCTTGATCTTGCCGAGCCGCAAACCATTCCATTCGATTGTCCGCTGCCTGCGGAGCGCGCCTTGATCGTCGGCATCCGCCCGGAGCACCTTACTTTAGCCGCGGCTGACGCCGCCGGCTTCAAGGTGGACGTCGGGGCAGTTGAAACGACCGGCGCGGTGACGTTCATCACAACTGCCACCACGCCTGAGATTGTCATTGCCTTGAACGGCAGGAGTGTGGTGGTGGCGGGCGAAACTATTCGGCTGACGTTTTCCGGAGACTATGTCCATCTGTTCGACGCCGGGACTGAGCAGCGTATCAAATGA
- a CDS encoding carbohydrate ABC transporter permease produces the protein MSDNARNRLLLALSIVMAAIYLFPLYWMYVTALKSGSEMFATPPSFWPSSAQWSTFAYVWESRNMGRYLWNSTVIAFGAVALIAILGTGCAYVLARYRNIWVDIGLFLILMFQVLPASLMITPIFVGFSQLGLLEYPRFAVTLAITAKSMPFFVVLVRATFMAVPMELEEAALVDGNSRIGAFFNIVLPLARNGILVSAILIFMQAFGEFVYSKSMIQDIQLQPASVGLNSFMGPNTSEWNNIMAYATMYVTPILAIFVLLQRRIVSGLTSGALK, from the coding sequence ATGAGTGACAATGCACGCAACCGGCTGCTGCTCGCCCTGTCCATCGTGATGGCGGCGATCTATCTCTTCCCGCTCTACTGGATGTATGTGACAGCGCTGAAAAGCGGCTCGGAAATGTTTGCCACGCCGCCCAGCTTCTGGCCCTCGTCTGCCCAATGGAGCACCTTCGCCTATGTCTGGGAAAGCCGGAACATGGGCCGCTACCTTTGGAACTCCACGGTCATCGCCTTCGGTGCGGTAGCCCTGATCGCAATCCTGGGCACCGGCTGTGCCTATGTGCTGGCGCGCTACCGCAACATCTGGGTGGATATCGGGCTTTTCCTGATCCTGATGTTTCAGGTTCTGCCCGCCTCGCTGATGATAACGCCGATCTTCGTGGGCTTTTCTCAACTGGGGCTGCTCGAATATCCGCGCTTTGCCGTTACCCTCGCCATTACCGCCAAAAGCATGCCCTTCTTTGTCGTGCTTGTGCGCGCAACCTTCATGGCCGTGCCGATGGAACTGGAAGAGGCGGCGCTGGTGGATGGCAATTCCCGCATCGGTGCCTTCTTCAACATCGTTCTGCCACTGGCGCGCAACGGCATTCTGGTCAGCGCCATCCTCATCTTCATGCAGGCCTTCGGCGAATTCGTCTATTCCAAATCGATGATCCAGGACATCCAGCTCCAGCCCGCCAGCGTCGGGCTCAATTCCTTCATGGGGCCGAACACCAGCGAGTGGAACAACATCATGGCCTACGCCACCATGTATGTGACGCCCATCCTCGCCATCTTCGTTCTCTTGCAGCGCCGCATCGTGTCCGGACTCACATCGGGAGCCTTGAAATGA
- a CDS encoding sulfite exporter TauE/SafE family protein — MIVVGILMLKPRKAMAVEGRPVDLRSVSQQQPWRSPGAASGFFGIGGGFLIVPGLMLATGMPMINAIGTSLLSVGAFGLATALNYASSGLVDWRLATEFIGGGIVGGVLGMLFATRLSAYKTALNRLFAALVLVVAAYILYRNWGPLVSR; from the coding sequence ATGATCGTCGTCGGCATCCTGATGCTGAAGCCCAGGAAGGCTATGGCGGTGGAGGGCCGCCCCGTCGACCTCAGGAGTGTCTCTCAACAGCAGCCGTGGCGCTCGCCGGGCGCTGCCTCCGGCTTCTTCGGCATCGGTGGGGGCTTCCTGATCGTTCCGGGCCTGATGCTGGCGACGGGCATGCCGATGATCAACGCGATCGGCACCTCGCTCCTCTCCGTCGGTGCGTTCGGGCTGGCGACGGCCCTCAACTATGCCAGTTCAGGCCTGGTGGATTGGAGGCTCGCCACCGAGTTCATCGGCGGCGGCATCGTCGGAGGCGTGCTCGGCATGCTCTTCGCCACACGGCTCAGTGCCTACAAGACCGCCCTCAACCGCCTGTTCGCCGCCCTCGTACTCGTGGTCGCCGCTTACATTTTGTATCGGAACTGGGGACCTCTGGTGTCAAGGTGA
- a CDS encoding YeeE/YedE family protein — protein MNLYLPSLAGGMLIGASAVMLLLLNGRIAGISGIVGRLAQGVGLTTNLAFVLGLLLGPLTYLFVFGGWPAVQITAGWPLIIVAGLLVGFGSRMGSGCTSGHGVVGLARLSPRSMVAVATFLTAGVVAVTVLRGLGL, from the coding sequence ATGAACTTATATCTCCCCTCATTGGCCGGGGGCATGCTGATCGGCGCATCGGCCGTCATGCTCCTGCTCCTCAACGGCCGGATTGCCGGGATCAGCGGGATCGTCGGGCGTCTCGCCCAAGGTGTCGGATTGACCACCAATCTTGCGTTCGTGCTCGGGCTGTTGCTCGGGCCGCTCACCTACCTGTTCGTGTTCGGTGGCTGGCCTGCCGTGCAGATCACCGCCGGCTGGCCGCTGATCATCGTCGCGGGGCTGCTCGTCGGCTTCGGCTCGCGTATGGGATCGGGTTGCACAAGCGGACACGGCGTGGTCGGGCTTGCCCGCCTGTCGCCGCGCTCCATGGTAGCGGTCGCCACGTTCCTGACGGCCGGCGTGGTTGCCGTCACGGTTCTTCGAGGTCTGGGACTATGA
- a CDS encoding chromate resistance protein ChrB domain-containing protein — protein sequence MPSFLEITPDKLARIIGTPNLPAIIDVRIDQDFDSDPRLIPGSVRRDFRRIAEWGPEINGPAIVLCQRGQKLGHGVAAHLRAMGKQAETLEGGFEAWRDAHGMLVPEDRLPTRDASGRTVWVTRSRPKIDRIACPWLIRRFVDPSAIFLFVPASEVALVGDRFNATPFDIEDVFWSHRGELCTFDVMIDEFGLKSDALLHLATIVRGADTARPELAPEVQGLLAISLGLSRMFNDDLEQLQAGLLVYDAMYRWCRDATEETHNWPNPRKG from the coding sequence ATGCCGTCATTTCTAGAAATCACACCTGACAAGCTTGCCCGCATCATTGGCACCCCGAACCTGCCAGCCATTATCGATGTCCGGATCGATCAGGACTTCGATAGCGATCCTCGCCTCATTCCCGGATCGGTCCGGCGTGATTTCCGTCGTATCGCCGAATGGGGTCCCGAGATCAATGGCCCCGCCATCGTTCTTTGTCAGAGAGGACAGAAGCTTGGCCATGGCGTTGCGGCACACCTGCGGGCGATGGGGAAACAAGCGGAGACTCTCGAGGGAGGCTTCGAAGCATGGAGAGATGCCCACGGCATGCTGGTCCCCGAAGACAGGCTTCCCACGCGTGACGCAAGCGGACGTACCGTCTGGGTGACGAGGTCCCGCCCAAAGATAGACCGCATCGCCTGTCCTTGGCTGATCCGGCGGTTCGTCGATCCTTCCGCGATCTTTCTGTTCGTTCCGGCCAGCGAAGTCGCGCTGGTGGGCGACCGCTTCAACGCGACACCCTTTGACATCGAAGACGTCTTCTGGAGCCATCGCGGGGAACTGTGCACCTTTGACGTGATGATCGACGAGTTCGGATTGAAGAGCGACGCTCTTTTGCATCTCGCCACCATTGTGCGGGGTGCCGACACGGCCCGACCCGAGCTGGCCCCTGAAGTGCAGGGCCTGCTGGCCATCTCGCTCGGATTGTCACGGATGTTCAACGACGACCTTGAGCAACTGCAGGCAGGCCTGTTGGTCTATGACGCGATGTATCGCTGGTGCCGCGACGCCACGGAGGAAACACATAACTGGCCAAATCCGAGGAAGGGGTAG
- a CDS encoding YeeE/YedE family protein has product MNRHIYQFGAALASGIVFGFGLSLSGMLNPARVQGFLDVFGAWDPSLAFVLGGAVVVASIGVQVMKRMRHPAFDDSFHVPTNRRIDAPLVIGSALFGLGWGIGGFCPGPAVASLSVGIPQTALFVIAMLVGMTLYDRVWSRRT; this is encoded by the coding sequence ATGAATAGGCACATCTACCAATTCGGAGCGGCTCTCGCCTCGGGCATCGTCTTCGGTTTCGGCCTGTCCCTGTCCGGCATGCTGAACCCGGCCCGCGTCCAGGGCTTCCTCGACGTGTTCGGCGCGTGGGATCCGAGCCTTGCCTTCGTTCTCGGTGGCGCCGTCGTCGTCGCCTCCATCGGCGTGCAGGTGATGAAGCGGATGCGCCATCCGGCCTTCGACGACAGCTTCCATGTGCCGACGAACCGTCGGATCGACGCGCCGCTGGTGATCGGCTCGGCCTTGTTCGGCCTCGGCTGGGGTATCGGTGGCTTCTGTCCCGGCCCGGCGGTCGCGTCCCTGTCGGTTGGAATCCCGCAGACAGCACTGTTCGTCATCGCCATGCTAGTAGGCATGACCTTGTACGACAGAGTATGGAGCAGGCGGACGTGA